A genomic region of Zea mays cultivar B73 chromosome 6, Zm-B73-REFERENCE-NAM-5.0, whole genome shotgun sequence contains the following coding sequences:
- the LOC111589247 gene encoding uncharacterized protein has translation MSWLEQPRLCSVWSTGLSGGAPDSVRCARLARANWPLSGIHRRRTAIIHRTVRCAPDCPVSQRSVGPTVGRAICVGHVAEPTARRRHRTVRCAPDMSGAPTALWLPTVDCAIYGKKSGTGHVRCAPDCPVRQSTEGKISLPRLLSMAPSFLGAIKGTPRRMEEHTKHSYNIPKHQDIDSAPLILCDSNWSSS, from the coding sequence atgtcttggctcgagcagccaagactttgctcagtctggagcaccggactgtccggtggtgcaccggacagtgtccggtgcgccaggctggctcgagcaaactggccgctctcgggaattcaccggagacgtacggctataattcaccggactgtccggtgtgcaccggactgtccggtgagccaacggtcggtcgggccaacggtcggccgcgcgatctgcgtgggacacgtggccgagccaacggctagaaggaggcaccggactgtccggtgtgcaccggacatgtccggtgcgccaacggctctctggctgccaacggtcgactgtgccatttatggaaagaaatcgggcaccggacatgtccggtgtgcaccggactgtccggtgcgccagtcgacagaaggcaagatcagccttcctagattgctctcaatggctcctagcttccttggggctataaaagggacccctaggcgcatggaggagcataccaagcattcctacaacattcctaagcaccaagatatcgattccgcgcctttgattctttgcgatagcaattggagctctagttga